A window from Larimichthys crocea isolate SSNF chromosome XXIII, L_crocea_2.0, whole genome shotgun sequence encodes these proteins:
- the rrs1 gene encoding ribosome biogenesis regulatory protein homolog: protein MAACSVEELLAKAEREEAEKLKSITVHKELDVEFDIGNLLACDKNRIESRDFRGQKKEDFLRSLARDNTQLLVNEIWKQPTERVEEAIVVKLPDSVTPLPREKPPPKPRPPTKWEEFAKLKGIQKKKKTNLVWDETAKEWRRRWGYKRAKDDTKEWLIEVPETADPNEDQFAKRVKAKKERVAKNEFNRLKNIARAQKIKVPGVGLTPAAQQSKDDLSRAVSVAKTSTASVGRFQDRLPKEKPPKNTGKKRKFEPLIGNFSNEKQKQLDMLNLMDSKKPKLDITKAVNKQMREEDREEAAAKYKKGAGKKGRKGNMSGKGKGKGGKGKGGKSGGGKFGGGKPGGGKFGGGKKRGKPGKH, encoded by the coding sequence ATGGCCGCGTGCAGCgtggaggagctgctggctAAAGCCGAGCGAGAAGAAGCCGAGAAGCTGAAGAGCATCACGGTCCACAAAGAGCTGGACGTGGAGTTTGACATCGGAAACCTGCTGGCCTGTGACAAAAACCGCATCGAGTCGCGGGACTTCAGGGGACAGAAGAAAGAGGACTTCCTGCGGTCGTTGGCTCGGGACAACACGCAGCTGCTCGTCAACGAGATCTGGAAACAACCCACGGAGAGAGTCGAGGAGGCGATAGTGGTCAAACTACCCGATTCAGTGACCCCGCTGCCCAGAGAGAAACCACCTCCGAAACCCAGACCTCCGACAAAATGGGAAGAGTTCGCCAAGCTGAAGGgcatacagaagaagaagaagaccaacCTGGTTTGGGATGAAACTGCCAAAGAGTGGAGGAGGCGCTGGGGCTACAAGAGGGCCAAAGATGACACCAAGGAGTGGCTGATCGAGGTGCCAGAGACCGCAGACCCTAATGAAGACCAGTTCGCCAAACGCGTAAAAGCCAAGAAGGAGAGAGTGGCCAAAAACGAGTTCAACAGGCTGAAGAACATCGCCAGGGCGCAGAAGATTAAAGTACCAGGTGTGGGGCTCACCCCTGCAGCCCAGCAGTCTAAAGACGACCTGTCCAGAGCTGTGAGTGTGGCCAAGACCTCCACAGCATCCGTGGGGAGGTTTCAGGACCGGCTGCCCAAAGAGAAGCCACCAAAGAACACAGGCAAGAAGAGGAAGTTTGAGCCCCTCATCGGCAACTTCTCCAAcgagaagcagaagcagctggaCATGCTGAACCTCATGGACAGCAAGAAGCCCAAGTTGGACATCACCAAGGCTGTCAACaaacagatgagagaggaggacagagaggaggccGCCGCCAAATACAAGAAGGGAGCGGGGAAGAAGGGACGCAAAGGAAACATGTCAGGAAAGGGCAAAGGAAAGGGTGGGAAGGGGAAAGGAGGCAAATCTGGGGGAGGTAAATTTGGAGGGGGTAAACCTGGCGGGGGTAAATTTggaggggggaagaaaagaggCAAACCTGGGAAGCACTGA
- the si:dkey-97a13.12 gene encoding vexin, producing the protein MQRIYMHSNEHFEVFTTVLAPQGRYRYRAEAEKMVVVHSYRPHWPDELELSPGDVIMVLSKHEEERWFGRLQDGQRGYFPASCVMELSQVILSQKVPPRSSACHNVSGVHSRHGHGHILQALRRGSRGGGVGVGGGMGLDGGQGKNEGPFLVRRPQIPVPQPVASQPQTHRSPGLLNRILSKCRKKSECQGATNGAFEGD; encoded by the exons ATGCAGCGCATCTACATGCACAGCAATGAACACTTTGAAGTCTTCACCACTGTCCTTGCTCCACAAG GCAGGTATCGATACAGAGCAGAGGCTGAAAAG ATGGTAGTGGTGCACAGCTACAGGCCCCACTGGCCAGATGAGCTTGAGCTGTCTCCAGGTGACGTCATCATGGTGCTGTCCAAacatgaggaggagaggtggtTTGGGCGGCTGCAGGACGGCCAGCGGGGCTACTTCCCCGCCTCCTGTGTGATGGAGCTGAGCCAG gtgattctTTCACAAAAAGTCCCTCCAAGGAGCTCAGCCTGCCACAACGTTTCAGGTGTACACAGCAGACACGGACA TGGACACATTCTGCAGGCACTCAGGAGGGGgagcagaggaggtggagtAGGAGTAGGAGGGGGAATGGGGCTGGATGGGGGCCAAGGCAAGAACGAGGGCCCCTTCCTGGTGCGGAGGCCCCAGATCCCTGTGCCTCAGCCCGTGGCCTCCCAACCTCAGACACACAGATCCCCAGGCCTGCTCAACAGGATCTTGTCCAAGTGCCGGAAAAAGAGTGAATGCCAAGGAGCTACAAACGGGGCCTTCGAAGGCGACTAA